The Eriocheir sinensis breed Jianghai 21 chromosome 33, ASM2467909v1, whole genome shotgun sequence DNA window GGCTCTTTCACTTCACATGTTACGTTCCGTctttgttttatgattttttgtaCTCGCATTCCacagtttttctttgttttttgtcattGCACCTCTACCTTACTCCGCcccatttttatttactttacattctatttatttctcttcgcCCCTGcccctcactttttttctattgttattcGTGTTTCTCCTCTACTTCTATTGTTCTTTTTCGTATTCTTGCTCCTCTACTTAACCGTCCACATCTATATTTCATTATTTTGACCTATCTTCGCCTCTGCCTCtcacgattttactttattcgtgtttcctcttcctctctttttttatttcttcacgtACGTCTCGTCCCCTTGCCTCTATAccccgttcttttctttttctgtttatgCTTCATTGCACCTGTACCCTGttttgtcccatttctctttacattttctttacttctcttcgcCCCTGCCCCTCacgctttttttctattcttatttgtgtttctcctctcctttttattattccttttgtATCCTCGTATACTTCTACTTAACTGTCTCCCATTTATGTTACTTTACGTTATCTTTGCTCTCTTCGCCCCTGTCCCTcaagcttttttttctattcttatttgtgtttctcctctcctttttattattcGTTTTCGTATCCTAGCACCTCTACTTAACTGTCCCCCATTTATATTACTTTACgctgtttttacttttctttgtccCTGCCACTCACGATTCTATATTATTTTGCTTTATTCgcatttctcctctcttttttttttattccttttcgtaTCCTTGCACCTCTACTTAACAATGCCCCATTTAtattgtttttacttttcttcgcCCCTCACGCACCGacttttttatattcttattcgtgtttctcctctccttttatttttccttttgtattCCTGCATTACTTCTATCTTATTTTGCCCCATTTCTCTTTAcgttagttttcctttccttcgccccTCGCGCTCCGGCTCCCGCGCTCCGGCTCCGTCCTCACGCCCACACATCCACGCTTTATAAATAGATCGACATTCACTCATCACAGATTCGTGTTGTGCGTCTCGGGCTGGACTCTGACCGATAACTCCGGCTATTGTGAGCGCCCCCCCGCGCCACGCTCGGGGGAGGCGCCCGGGGTGTTTCATTTAGTTTCGctgtgttttgctttgtttttctctAGGGTTGGACGTTATACTTTAGGTGGCCAAGGCATTGAAAACGCTATATAAAGGAATGGGATCATGTtatcactggacggtttcttgctgttgttgttttttttatttcgttcttaTCACAAGTAAAATTTGGCATCAAACTTAACATGCTTCAGTTATCACATACCGCTTCAGTTTATAgttatgatagtaataatgataataataatgataataataataataataataataataataataataataataataataataataataataataataataataatgagaataatagtaatgataattataTAACATCTCAGTTGACTAGACGAAGCTATAACACGGGCAACAAGAATCTTAAGAAGCTCAACAAACCAAGGCAGTAATTATGGATCTCTTCGTACGTTCGGGTCCTAAGagtgggaagtaaaaaaaaaatgtataggctCGTTTTAGAAAGATATTTACACAACAAACAATccgagaaaagtaaaaaaaaatgtctcgCAATAATTTACAAATGCtcagaaataaatgtaaaaaaaaaatcccctcacTTATTTTCTGTCATATCTACAGACGGAAAGGGAAGACTGTCTGTGCACCTGTCTCGAGgcgtgcacctgtctgtctgtgtctgtctgtgtgcacgCATCTCGCCCGTCACATGCACACCCAGTCTCTCATGGCCACCGTACACCCGCGCAGCCCAAGGTCAGTTCCCCCCACTCACAGTCACTCACAATAATGCCACTAAAGTTATCCTCATGAGGTGGCTGagggctggcggggcggggcaggacatgaggctggctggctggctggctggctggggtgaACTCTTCCTCTGCTTACCCTCGCCACTGTTGCcagaaccaccatcaccgccgccagctgcccctcctcctcctcctcctctcctcatcaccaccgtcaccatcatcataatcatcaccttTCCCCCTCCACCATTACCTCGCTTGCTGCTCACTGGCCTTATCGTGTCGTGGTGACGGAGTTGGACGACGGTCGCCACttcgagttattttttttttcttttcttcacgttTTCGGTTTCGTGGTTTCGGTGttgtcacttttttctctcctttgataTGTGttgttctgtctttctttcatacTAATATTTTTTCTGGGTATTGGTGTTGATTTATTTTTAGTACccaatgattttttttcactttcttggtCGCCGAAATATTTTAATGCAACAGCAATCACATTTTTTTCCACACTTTGCATTCGCTTTATTGCCTTGTATTTTCATGTGTtgggtataattttttttttcatcacggGAAAAATCTAAACAATTTATGTGTTGCGTTTTTCATGAGTGACAGCTTTTTCCAATTATCACCTGAATATCCAGATATACTTTATATTTATTTGCaggcttttatatttttcttacaaatcACCAGTGACAGTTATTCgtatattatatttttccttgtaTTAAATTTTGCACTTTTTTCgtcaacatatatattttttaacactATATTCATGGTTAGCAGCGAAGCCTCAAGTCGCCCActattcacattttcttttcgAGACAGAACaaactattttttcttttacttgaaagggagataaagaaggtatTTTTGGCAACACTTTATGGCAGTATTGTTGTCTCTCCTTGCCGCAGCAGCAACACCCACTGCAGCACACTGACAACGCAAGGAACATTGAAAATtcttgtcgtggtggtggtggtggtggtggcggctgtgACCGATCTTATCCCCACGAcctcgccgccgctgcctccacctctccaccacactccacctccctccatcctcctcgccACCTGCTGGGGTTTCCTCTTATCTCGGACTGGTGGAGGAGCCATGGGGTGAGGGGGTGGCGGCGGGGGtgcggggtggaggtggaggtcagGACACTGGGGTTTTCTGGATGGGCGtcgagatggaggagggggtcgCGGGCGTCGTGGCGGGCGAGGGCGTGTTGGGCTACATGTGAAGGGGCACGGGGCGGGGGCCGGGCGGCGGCTGGGCGGCGAGGGTATGGAGCTGGTGGCTGCGGGTCGGGCGGCGGGCGTCGGGCATGGCGAATTTCAACTTCTCCCAGAAGTGGTTGTCGCCCCACTTGAGATACGTGTTAGTCTTCAGGTAGAGGCGGATGTCGGGGTCGAGGTCCCGCCGCGGCACCTCCCCCAGCAGGATGACGATGAGCCGCCGCCGCCGGTCCTTCAGCACCTCGTGGTGGGCTGAGCGGAACTCGAAGCGCCGCCACTCCGACTTGATGAAGTTTTCGGAGAGGATGAGTATCGTGCGCTTGCTTGTTTCCACGGCGCTGAGGATGGTATCGGTGACGTAGGCACCGACGGGGAAGTCTCGGTAGTGGAGACACAGCTTATAGGCGGGGCTGCCGCGCTCCAGCTCCGGCGCCAGGATCTGCGTGACGAACACCTCATCCTTGGAGCTGTAGCTGACGAAGGCATCGAAGGCTTTGTCCGTGTCGCCCTCGTACTCGCTGCGGTAGAAGAGCCGCACGCCGTACTTGGCGTACACCCACACCCGCATGCGATTCCTGTTGCAGAAGATGATGAGAGTGAGGGTGACCAGCACGGCGAAGGCGCCGAGGGTGACGGTGGGCAGGAACACGTAGTCCAGGTAGGCCTCGTggcggatggtggtggtggtctcggtCTCATTGGAGCACACAGAGACGTTGAAAGACGTGAGTTGCATCGTCACCTCCACCGTCTTGTTGAGGGTACACTGCACCTGCTCCTTGTCCCGCAGCACCACGGCGGCGCCCTCCAGCCACGCCTGCACCTCCGCGGCATTGCCGCACTCGCAGCGCCACGGGTTGCCGCCCAGGTAGAGGGAGTGGAGGTTGTGGTTCCTGTGGAAGTAGGTGACGGGCAGAGTCTTGAGGTGGTTGACGTCGAGGCGCAGGACTCTGAGCGAGACGAGGCTGAGGAAGGTGGCGTTTTGCACGAAGGACAGCTCGTTGTTGTTGAGGTGCAGCTCCCGCAGCAGCGTCAGGTGCTCGAACTCATAGCCCTTGAGGTCCTTGATGAAGTTATTCTGCAGGTACAGCACCTCCAGCAGCCGCAGGCCGTTGAAAGTTCTGTTATGAATGAGCTCCACCTTGCTGCTGTTCAGGTACAACACCTTCAGGTTCTTCCTGCCGATGAAGGTGTGGCTGGAGAGCGACGAGAGCTCGTTGCCGTCCAGGTACACTTCAGATGAGTCCATCGGGATCCTGTCAGGCACGGCGTCGTATCCGGCGCGGGAACAATCCACGATATTGGCGGCCCAAGACTCGTCATGGAAGCAGGTGCAGTTGGAGGGGCAGGTCATCTCGCAGTCGCAGGCGTCGAAGTCGCAGCAGTGGCAGAGTGCGAAGCAATGCGACTCGTACTCACATAAGAACTGGAGCTTCTTTGCTTCGAGCAGCGGGATGACGCCCTTGTTGTTCATGAGGCTGCAGTTGATGGTGTCAAGGTCCACCACGGCGGGATGCTGACGTGTCTCCTCGAGGCTGTTGATGGCCTGCAACCACTCCATGGTGCAGTCACACTCGAAGGGGTTTCCGCCCAGGTAAAACTCGGGCGGGTCGCGCGTCGGGTTCATGAGGGAGAGCCTGAGGGCGTTCTGGTCGATGTTTTGGATCTTGTTGGCGAAGAGATCGACGCGGGTGAGATTTTTCTTCTTGAAGAAGGCATAAGGCTGCACTCGCGAGATGAGGTTGTTATTGAGGAAGAGAATCTCGACGCTGTCCGGCACCGAGCTGGCACTAATGTCAGACAGCTTGTTGAAGCTCGCGTCGATAATCTTGAGGCTCAGCTGACTCTCGATCTCGAAGTAGTTCCCGAGTTCGTTGATAAAGTTTGAGCGAAGGTCGAGGTACATGAGGCCGCGCGGGATGAAGGCGTAGTCGAACATCTCGAGGTGGTTCTTGGAGAGGTTGAGCCACTCGAGTTTGGGCAGCTCGGAGAAGAGGCCCTGCACGCTGGTGAGCACGTTGTTGTCGAGGCTCACGGCCTCCAGGTGTTTGTTGTTGTCGAAGGCGCCGTTTTCGATGGTTTTGATCTTGTTGGTGGAGAGGTCGAGCACCTGCAGGGCGGGCAGGGCACGGAACACCGTCttgcccaccacctccaccacgttGGCCGCCAGCCTGAGGGCGCTCAGGTTACTGAGGTCAGTGAAGGAACTGTTAGTGAGAACACTTACATGGTTGCCGCTGAGGTCGAGCGTCCTGAGGGAGGTGAGGCTCTGCACTAGCTTGGGCACGTCCTGCAGGTAATTGTTGCTGAGCTGCAGCTCCTGCAGCTCAGTCGAGTTCGTGAGCGCCAGGCTGTCAACGCTAAACACTTCGTTGTGGTCCAGCTTGAGCACCTGCAGCCCACGCAGCCCCGCCAGCGTCTTGTCGCTCAGTTCTTTTATCCTGTTCTCGGACAGCACCAACGTGTGCAGCCGAAACAGTCCACTGAACGTGTTGTCCGACACCGTTTCGATCATGTTCTGCTGCAGCCTCAGCACCTGCAGGTTGGTTAGGTCGCGGAAGGTGGAGGGGTCGAGTCTGGTGATTTTGTTGTTTGACAGGTCGAGGCTGGCTAGCCTCAGTAGGTCCGTGAAGGTCTCCGAGTTGACCCAGGTGTTGGTGAGCTGATTGTCGGTCAGCTCCAGCTCCAGCAAGAGGCTGAGGCCCGTGAAGAGCCCCGGCGCGAGAACGCTCACCGAGTTGTTTCTGATGTACAGCTTCGTGAGTCGCTTGTTCTCCTGGAAGAGCTCGGGCGGCAGCGCCGTCAGCAGGTTCCCCGACAGATCGAGCACCTCGAGCGAGTACATGCCAAATAGTGCCTTGTCCTCCAACTTGCTGATGCCGTTCAGGCTCACGTTGAGCGACTGGAGGTTTTTGAGCGCCGCAAAAGCAAAGGCCGGGACGCTCACCAGGTGGTTGTAGGAGAGGTCGAGGTAGCGAAGACCCGGGGCACATATATGCTCTGCTTGGCTGAAGCTGAGCACAGTCACATCCTGCAGCTTGTTCTTGGACAGGTTCAGCAGCTTGAGGTTCCCCAGGTGGCACAGCAACCGCGGCGGCAGCGTCCAGATGTTGTTGTCGCCGAGGTCCAGTCGCTCCAGGTTCCTCTGCTCGCGGAAGGCGTCGCTGGCGATCTTGAGGGACATGGCAGACCAGTCAGTGTTGTAGGTGCGCAGCGTTAGGTTTCTCAGGTTGGTCAGGCCAAGAAACGCCTCCCGCGGCACTTCGCCGATTTTACAGTATTCGATGTCGAGCTCCTGCAGCTCCCGCAGGCGGACGAAGCTCTTGTTCTGCAGCGAGCTTTGGAAGAAGAGCACGTCACTACACTCGATCCTGAGCTTGGCGGTGTTCCGGCGCGGGATGACAGTGAAGTTGGTGGCGTCCAGTTCACTGTTGATGGTCCGCAGACGACACAGCAGGGCGGCCAGGTCGGTGCCCGGCAGCGAGGTGGCCTGGCAGTCGTCGTGGTGGCTGTGGTAGTCTGGCCCCACGCTGGCCGCCACCACCCACAGCAGCGCCGCCAGGCTCCAGCCCCACAGTTCTCGCATCTTGCGGCTCGGCCTGCTTCACCACAGCGCCATTATCCTGGCTAGTCCGGGGCCGACCGGTCTCGCCATCTTAGGATGCGCGATGCAGAGTCCTCATTACTCCTTGGTAAAAAACATGTGAGGTTGACTGGTCCCATCACTTCGTTTCACTTCCACACTGGGCGGTATTCcactcttcccctccaccacaTCCTACCACACACAAATTTATCCATAAATACTCAATTAACAGCTGCAATCAAGCGAAAATGCGGGAGCGAGCGGGAGTGCGTCGGTGTGCTGTGTATAGAGGCAGGTCCACTGGCCCCACGCATTCATCACTGGTCGCCTTAGGCTACCAACATGGCCGACCAGTAACTCCACCGCTCCCCGCCAGAGCGCCGCCCAGCACTCAACCACAACTGCCTCGCCCGCTCGCTCCTCTGATATTGCTCCAGATCACTCAACTAAGGCAACTATGCCGAATTTTCAAGATGAAATCCATAGAGGAAAGCAGCGTGAGGCGGAGGAGCGGCGAAATGGGCGTCGGGcggcggagggggaggcaggggcgCCCACTGTTATCGGCACAAATCGGTAACGGTACATCGGTGGGCCCTTCTCTGACCCCCCGCCGGAGCAAGCACAAAGAGAATGAAGGGGCAACTTTGCCTCCCTCCACGGCCAAAACAaggaccctttcctcctcctccccgagcCTCCTATTGCTCTATTAATTGACAAAGAGACTCGCCGGACGCCGCGTCGAGGAATTGATAATATGGGCTAATGAGGGGCGGCCGAGGAGGGGGAGTTGCACGGAGGAGCGCGAGTTGCCCCTTTGTGTGGGCATAGAGGCGGCGGACGTGGCAGCCTTCACACACCTACATTCCTGAGTCCTTTAACAcgagaagcagcaggaggagcgagccagcaggaggagcaggagcaggaggaggtgtcGTTTATCTCCTGACGAGatgatgaagatttttttttctttcaatgtcGTCCTCCggagatgaaacacacacacacacacacacacacacacacacacacacacacacacacacacacacatacacacactacagTTCTAAGattagttatttttcttctccctcctcctcctcctctttctcccctccgtttttctctctctccctctccctctcattctgccTTTCACTTCATTACTAGTTTTTGCtcagttttcttccctttctccctttcgccgcatatttctctctctctctctcttgagaaacgtcgcctccgaggaaaactgatcgaatgttttaaaatacttaatggtttcacgaatgtaaacagatcaacattgtttatgatcgatgacactttgcgcacgaggaacaatggcgtaaaactcagatgtaattcagactgcaccaaatttttcttcaccaacgtccatcatcagtggtccagtgtaacacctcgaccgtcacttccttcaacttaatatcaactagagtagaaatgcaacgttttggagtcttctgattaatgtaaatcacTTAGACAGACcactgtggtctgattttctctctctctctctctctctctctctctctctctctctctctctctctctctctctctctctctctctctctctctctctctctctctctctcctttcctcctcctcctccttcccttcctttcctcctccctcttccctccttaccttttctccttttctgctccTTCGTCAATcgcctcctgctccacctcctccgcctcctcctcctcctcctcctaatcctcctccgcCGTTacgatcttttcctcctcctcgttcatcctcttcaccactccatcttcctcctcctcctcctcctcctcctcctcctcctcctcctcctcctcctccagtttctatTTCTGTTATGTtacattcacttcttccttcctttcgttcttttctcgtctttcttcatctctttcccttggcgttttcttttcttttttcactgttTTGGTTCGCttcgctttttccttcttttcttttcgtttttttcttcatctcttttcccgTGCATTTTTTTTACCGTCTCCTTGAACTATACTGTATTTTCCCACGTTTTTTCTattatcttcgtttttcttttgttttttccttcttctctccttcgtaaTCCTCCATCATTtatatatcttctcttcctttcctcccttcttccttctccttgtctctatattcccttcttcctctttctttctctttctttctctccctccccaatgttctccgtttccttcctttgtctctctctctccggcttcttccttatctctctttcttcttccttttccatgtcctcctttctctcttttcctcatgtctttttcttatctcctttctcctctctattcttcttcggATTCTTCCACAGCATTTttcgttcctctctcctccttgcctctttgtctcctttcctttctccccttttcttcttcgtaaTCTTCCCtttgtatttttctctcctttctctctttatttttctccctgtcctcttcttctctttctttctcccacttcttgtttttgttcctgttcatgttattcttcgtcctcgtcctcgtctttttcttcttgttcttcttgttgttattgttcttcttcttcttcttcttcttccccttttactttttgaattttctttttgttcttttttctttttcttcttcctcttccttttatattttttctttttatctttttttcttattcgtattctttttcttcttcttcttcaactactactataattcttcttcttcttcttcttcttcttcttcttcttcttcttcttcttcttcttcttcttcctccttctcataccAGTCAGTGTCATCCTTTGCTACTCTCATTACGACTGTCTCTTCGGACCCTTCCTCCCCTGCTGTttcgccctccttccctctctccctcccttccctccctcacccttccctcctctaccctccctccctccctccctgcttccatGCACTGTTAGTTAATGGCGCAGGGAGGGTGTTGAGCataaaatgaagatgatgagagAAGCGGCCGTAGTGTGGCTCCCTGTCTGTGCGTGGACCAgctgatgagggagagagagagagggaggaatggagggaagaaaggagggatggttTGCCCGCATTCTCTTAGTACATGAGGAGTTTCGGTGttttgtgattgttgttgttgttggtggtggtggtcgtgattgtgttgttgttgttgttggtggtggtggtggtcgtgattgtgttgttgttgttgttgttggtggtggtggtggtggtggtggtgttgttgttgttgttgttgttgttggtggtggtggtggtactcttGGATTACTTTTTGGGGTTGCGTTGAAATCTCTCGTTTCGCGCTgtcctcccttcactcttcctcctcctcttcttcattttcttcttcttcttctttttctccttcttcttctcgtcatcatcatcatcatcatcatcatcatcattatcatcgtcgtcgtcgtcgtcgtcattattttttttctgtcgattctgtctatttacttcttttattcttattgctactactactactactactactactactactactactacaggtgaTGGGAGGGAATAGAGGTGTGGCTTCCCTTGTCACACCTATGCTatgatacggaggaggaggaggaggaggaggaagaggggggagtaggaataggaaggggaggaggaggaggaaggtgaagaggtgtCAAATTTCTGTTTACaggtgaaaagggagggagagagaaggtacaGATTgcgtcacggtggtggtggtgttgttgttgttggtggtggtggtggaggtggtggtggtggtggaggtggtggtagtggtgttgatggtgctgGTTGCTGTTGTGGTTTCCTCGGcggtcgaagaggaggaggaggaggaggaagagaaggaggaagaggaggaagaataagaagaggaagaggaggaggaaaagaggagaatcaTGACAGTAAGAAATATATAGctcgggaaagagaggaaggaggaagaggaggaggaggaggaggaggaggaagagaaggatggggatgTGGTGGCGAGAGAAGgcgattgtggtggaggtggttgtggttgtaggaagagattgtggttgtggtggggagaaaggaggaagagtagctttgaggggggagagggaggaggaaaggggaggagggggagggggaggagggaggagggagtataTATTGGTcatgtggtaggaggaggagaaggaggaggaggaggaagaagagtgggaggaagaagatttGGGGACGTATtataatgtggagagagagagagagagagagacacaaacacacacaaatatataagcaaacagacagacagacaaacaaacagaaagaaaacaaagatacgacagaacagaaagaaggaaagaagaaaaaagtaaagaaatgactagaatggaagaagtaaagagagggagagggagagataagaaagggagtgagtgagagagggagagagagaagaggacggaGCACTGTCTCTATTGTATACACACACTTAGCGTAAGAGTTGACTGGACTTttgattggagggagggagggaaaggggggagggggtagggagaaatggagagaagagagggaggaaggcagagggagaggggggagggagggcaagaggaggaggaagaaaggagaaatggagagagagagagaaggaagaggagaaatggagatgatatagtgaggaagggagagggagatgagggaggggggtgggagaaatggagagggaagaaggaaggt harbors:
- the LOC127006635 gene encoding toll-like receptor Tollo, with the translated sequence MRELWGWSLAALLWVVAASVGPDYHSHHDDCQATSLPGTDLAALLCRLRTINSELDATNFTVIPRRNTAKLRIECSDVLFFQSSLQNKSFVRLRELQELDIEYCKIGEVPREAFLGLTNLRNLTLRTYNTDWSAMSLKIASDAFREQRNLERLDLGDNNIWTLPPRLLCHLGNLKLLNLSKNKLQDVTVLSFSQAEHICAPGLRYLDLSYNHLVSVPAFAFAALKNLQSLNVSLNGISKLEDKALFGMYSLEVLDLSGNLLTALPPELFQENKRLTKLYIRNNSVSVLAPGLFTGLSLLLELELTDNQLTNTWVNSETFTDLLRLASLDLSNNKITRLDPSTFRDLTNLQVLRLQQNMIETVSDNTFSGLFRLHTLVLSENRIKELSDKTLAGLRGLQVLKLDHNEVFSVDSLALTNSTELQELQLSNNYLQDVPKLVQSLTSLRTLDLSGNHVSVLTNSSFTDLSNLSALRLAANVVEVVGKTVFRALPALQVLDLSTNKIKTIENGAFDNNKHLEAVSLDNNVLTSVQGLFSELPKLEWLNLSKNHLEMFDYAFIPRGLMYLDLRSNFINELGNYFEIESQLSLKIIDASFNKLSDISASSVPDSVEILFLNNNLISRVQPYAFFKKKNLTRVDLFANKIQNIDQNALRLSLMNPTRDPPEFYLGGNPFECDCTMEWLQAINSLEETRQHPAVVDLDTINCSLMNNKGVIPLLEAKKLQFLCEYESHCFALCHCCDFDACDCEMTCPSNCTCFHDESWAANIVDCSRAGYDAVPDRIPMDSSEVYLDGNELSSLSSHTFIGRKNLKVLYLNSSKVELIHNRTFNGLRLLEVLYLQNNFIKDLKGYEFEHLTLLRELHLNNNELSFVQNATFLSLVSLRVLRLDVNHLKTLPVTYFHRNHNLHSLYLGGNPWRCECGNAAEVQAWLEGAAVVLRDKEQVQCTLNKTVEVTMQLTSFNVSVCSNETETTTTIRHEAYLDYVFLPTVTLGAFAVLVTLTLIIFCNRNRMRVWVYAKYGVRLFYRSEYEGDTDKAFDAFVSYSSKDEVFVTQILAPELERGSPAYKLCLHYRDFPVGAYVTDTILSAVETSKRTILILSENFIKSEWRRFEFRSAHHEVLKDRRRRLIVILLGEVPRRDLDPDIRLYLKTNTYLKWGDNHFWEKLKFAMPDARRPTRSHQLHTLAAQPPPGPRPVPLHM